The genomic window attagTTGCAGATcgcaatttaaaatcatttcaGGTGTATACTATGAATCTATGATTATAtagtgtttaaatttttttatttttttttgttctaattAATTTGGAAATATTTAAATTgttggtaatttatttatttttcttttgtggtGGTAGACAGATAATAATTCTGTAGTTCAAACAGCAGCTAAGGAAATTCAAAGGCTACAAGGATACAAAGATGAATTGGAGAGGAAAAACTTTGTGCTTGAAGAAAATGTTGAAGTAATTGAGAGAAGAAAACCTCATTATTTGAGAGTACCATACGATGCTACATCTGGAATTATTAGTTCTATGATTGAGACACTCAAATTGTTGAAAAGCAATGGTGTGGAAACTACAAGCATCAAGTCGAAATTTTCTCAACAGGAGTTGTTTGCATTCTTAGAGATTGAAACTGAGGTATGTTTATGTCTAAAACCAACATTCTATATTGTTGTTGTGCTAAGGTTATGGTTGCATTGTAAACCTTTGTATCACATATAACCTTATTAGATACTCTAAATTTGGAGAAGTATTTGTGTCGATACGTATCAGATATCGATACTTACATAAGAATCAaaactttttattgtttttaaaagaATATATTACCGAATCTGTTTTAAATATTATGTCGTCTTCATTTAGGTATGACACAGAGGGAGATACAGCCGCAGCATTACGTTTTTTTTAAACTCTTTTCTGTAGATTTTTGACATGTTTGTTTATcgattgaatatattttttaaaacattttggttttttatattgaaacaaaaatattttcacttccccataaacaaaaagaattctcagtcctttttttttgtcacattttttccatttaattcTGACAAAAACTCATAGCTTTTATTTTAACCAAAAGtatcttttataaattaagGTCAGTCTAGGTATACATTGATtaatgattaattttatttttatttttatacaagtATTTTACATCTATATAAGTTtttctattaaattttgttaatgtattaaagttgtgttttatttttaattttaaaaaaattcctattTCGGTCATACATGTTGTATCGAACCCATATATGTATTACGTATCTGGGATTCATATGACGTCTTCCATCACAATCTCGTTGTGGTTGAATCATCGAAAACTTTGAAGGTGTGACTTGGATCACAGTCGCAAaccttattttaaaaataaaataaaaaatgcaattttgtcAAATCATACAAGATAGGTGAGGAGCACTAGCAAATAGCAATACAATCTCaacacaaaattttcaacacaCTTCATTTCattggttaaaattcatttggACCCcactaataattatataaattccatttataaaaataaaaaatttgtgagattcatttaaaatcttaaaaaaaaaagtgttaaaagACTGTCTTGCTAGCATTTTTCAAGGCTGaattaattatgattttttagttgcatttagaaaaaataattaagattttGTAGTCATTAGTTAAGGAGAGTTGAAACAGAAATAAGATTTGCTTATGCTAATAATATGTTTGGTTTGTTGAAAGATTGCAGAAACTGTTGTGGATAACATTGCAGATGAAATTGACTGGAAGCTTCAACATAAAATCCCGGAAGGTTCCCATAAGCAAATAATATAACATCCAAGAGTTTGGATATAGTCAATTGActataatctgttttttttGCTACATGTAGTATGTACTAtgtacattatttttttttatattggagactactattttttttgtcgACTTCCTGATTTTTAGAGGAAATAGAGGAAATGGTTCTGATAATTTTGAGTTCAATCGGAAGATGTGACTTTATTTACCTCCAAATCAAACTATGGATTACCACATTCTCTTGAAAATTAGTggattaacaaaataaaatagtttctaatgtgaaaattaatttttgttcttAAATTATAGTAGACTCGAGATGTCATTTTGAACATGTTAAAATTGTCTCATCCGGCGCTACACAGGAAAATTACAATAATACTCTTGTTAATATAAATAGTAAGTAttgtcttttttattatttttctgaaAATAGCAACTAT from Trifolium pratense cultivar HEN17-A07 linkage group LG1, ARS_RC_1.1, whole genome shotgun sequence includes these protein-coding regions:
- the LOC123908450 gene encoding transcription factor bHLH92, with product MDPFYPENLLGEVFFDEPLTSNQSDYAMAQQQPCPTQNPSAFVQYRDQPKISFLEENSNTMNKRMVAFLKKSLPLEKNKVAECERERGFKHMISERMRRQKQRQCCSNLHSVLPKGTKTDNNSVVQTAAKEIQRLQGYKDELERKNFVLEENVEVIERRKPHYLRVPYDATSGIISSMIETLKLLKSNGVETTSIKSKFSQQELFAFLEIETEIAETVVDNIADEIDWKLQHKIPEGSHKQII